One window from the genome of Choloepus didactylus isolate mChoDid1 chromosome 2, mChoDid1.pri, whole genome shotgun sequence encodes:
- the C2H1orf116 gene encoding specifically androgen-regulated gene protein isoform X2 has product MPERELWPAGPGSEPVTRLGSCDSMMSTTSTHSGSSDSSYDFLSAEEKECLLFLEETIGSLDTEADSGLSTDESEPATTPRGPQAPPITQPAPQGHPKETIIQQGPEPRRVTPSSSSYPTEPQGLSLRSGSHSLPRNIQIGRNQNLRKSTTQTNSHVPGESEGLVPEPEKKRVSRSSEPSQAPAGPQEAAPDLDVVLIPPPEAFRDTQPERPGEGSRPVGPREQGRTPQLHASLSPQKRQTFSEAMSRKASEKASEEVPGQPRPPALSPQIPRAEGAPRPSGEDPNSQPAPLTAPKPRKLPPNIVLKSSRSSFHSDPQNWLSRHSETTPGDSGPVSSSLQEQRKARREALEKLGLPQDQDEPSLHLSKPSSSIRLKETPAQAPSSALAPALAQPAVPPQVSAAVPAPAPAPALGPSPGKALFPALVQGSSPGKVSIPAQEPLPGKAAATKSMPIPIPKAPKVNSPQTQPKPDSGLALQKSDISGLRQMSFKSNTLERSGVGLSSYLSAEKDPSPKTSTSLGKDSFLDKISPSVLRNSRPRPASLGTGKDFAGIQVGKLADLEQEQSSKRLSYPGQSRDKLPRPACVSVKISPKGAPDEHRREALKKLGLLKE; this is encoded by the exons ATGCCCGAGAGGGAGCTGTGGCCAGCCGGGCCTGGCTCAGAACCCGTGACCCGCCTCGGCAGCTGTGACAGCATGATGAGCACCACCTCCACCCACTCTGGATCT AGTGACAGCAGCTATGACTTCCTGtctgctgaagagaaggagtgtCTTCTCTTCCTAGAGGAGACCATTGGCTCACTGGACACTGAGGCTGACAGTGGACTGTCCACTGATGAGTCAGAGCCGGCCACAACCCCCCGAGGTCCACAAGCACCGCCCATAACCCAGCCTGCTCCCCAGG GACATCCAAAGGAGACCATCATTCAGCAAGGACCAGAGCCAAGGAGAGTGACTCCATCCAGCTCATCCTATCCCACAGAGCCCCAAGGCCTGAGCCTCAGGTCTGGCTCCCACAGCCTCCCCAGAAATATCCAGATTGGCAGAAACCAGAACCTCAGGAAAAGCACCACCCAGACTAACAGCCACGTTCCTGGAGAATCTGAAGGGCTTGTACCAGAGCCTGAGAAAAAAAGGGTCAGCCGGAGCAGTGAGCCCAGCCAGGCACCAGCCGGCCCCCAGGAAGCTGCGCCTGACTTGGACGTGGTGCTCATCCCTCCACCAGAGGCTTTCCGGGACACCCAGCCGGAGCGCCCTGGGGAAGGCAGCCGGCCTGTGGGGCCAAGGGAGCAAGGTCGCACACCCCAGCTGCACGCGTCGCTCAGTCCCCAGAAGAGACAAACCTTTTCAGAAGCCATGTCCCGAAAAGCCAGTGAGAAAGCCTCGGAGGAGGTCCCAGGACAGCCACGGCCTCCTGCCTTGTCTCCTCAGATCCCTAGAGCTGAAGGTGCTCCCCGCCCATCGGGGGAGGATCCAAATTCCCAACCAGCTCCCCTCACAGCTCCTAAGCCCCGGAAGCTGCCACCCAATATTGTTCTGAAGAGCAGCCGAAGCAGTTTCCACAGTGATCCCCAGAATTGGCTGTCCCGCCACTCGGAGACCACCCCCGGAGACTCTGGCCCAGTCTCTTCCTCACTACAGGAGCAGCGGAAAGCCCGCAgagaagccctggagaagctggggCTACCCCAGGACCAAGATGAGCCAAGTCTCCACTTAAGCAAGCCCAGCAGCTCTATCAGACTCAAGGAGACTCCTGCTCAGGCCCCATCCTCGGCTCTAGCACCCGCCCTGGCTCAGCCTGCAGTTCCACCTCAGGTCTCAGCAGCTGTCcctgctccagctccagctccagctctggGACCTTCTCCAGGGAAGGCTCTGTTTCCAGCTCTAGTTCAGGGATCCTCTCCAGGGAAGGTTTCGATTCCCGCCCAGGAACCCCTTCCAGGGAAGGCTGCAGCTACCAAATCCATGCCAATTCCTATCCCTAAGGCCCCGAAGGTAAATAGTCCCCAGACTCAACCAAAGCCAGACTCAGGGCTGGCTCTCCAGAAGAGCGACATCTCTGGCCTGAGACAGATGAGCTTCAAGTCCAACACTCTGGAACGCTCAGGCGTGGGGCTGAGCAGCTACCTCTCAGCTGAGAAAGACCCCAGCCCCAAAACCAGCACCTCTCTGGGAAAGGACTCCTTCTTGGACAAGATCTCTCCCAGTGTTCTGCGTAATTCCAGGCCCCGCCCTGCCTCCTTGGGCACAGGGAAGGATTTTGCAGGTATCCAGGTGGGCAAGCTGGCTGACCTGGAGCAGGAGCAGAGCTCCAAGCGCCTCTCTTACCCAGGACAGAGTCGTGACAAGCTGCCTCGGCCCGCCTGCGTCAGCGTCAAGATATCCCCAAAAGGCGCCCCTGATGAGCACAGAAGGGAGGCTCTGAAGAAGCTGGGACTGCTGAAGGAGTAG
- the C2H1orf116 gene encoding specifically androgen-regulated gene protein isoform X1 codes for MALFFSFQAQPGTFLASLRFPSGSPFRRSCTLLRAMPERELWPAGPGSEPVTRLGSCDSMMSTTSTHSGSSDSSYDFLSAEEKECLLFLEETIGSLDTEADSGLSTDESEPATTPRGPQAPPITQPAPQGHPKETIIQQGPEPRRVTPSSSSYPTEPQGLSLRSGSHSLPRNIQIGRNQNLRKSTTQTNSHVPGESEGLVPEPEKKRVSRSSEPSQAPAGPQEAAPDLDVVLIPPPEAFRDTQPERPGEGSRPVGPREQGRTPQLHASLSPQKRQTFSEAMSRKASEKASEEVPGQPRPPALSPQIPRAEGAPRPSGEDPNSQPAPLTAPKPRKLPPNIVLKSSRSSFHSDPQNWLSRHSETTPGDSGPVSSSLQEQRKARREALEKLGLPQDQDEPSLHLSKPSSSIRLKETPAQAPSSALAPALAQPAVPPQVSAAVPAPAPAPALGPSPGKALFPALVQGSSPGKVSIPAQEPLPGKAAATKSMPIPIPKAPKVNSPQTQPKPDSGLALQKSDISGLRQMSFKSNTLERSGVGLSSYLSAEKDPSPKTSTSLGKDSFLDKISPSVLRNSRPRPASLGTGKDFAGIQVGKLADLEQEQSSKRLSYPGQSRDKLPRPACVSVKISPKGAPDEHRREALKKLGLLKE; via the exons ATggctttgttcttctcttttcaGGCCCAGCCTGGGACATTCTTGGCTTCCCTTCGCTTCCCCTCTGGGAGCCCCTTTCGCCGCTCCTGCACCTTGCTTCGGGCGATGCCCGAGAGGGAGCTGTGGCCAGCCGGGCCTGGCTCAGAACCCGTGACCCGCCTCGGCAGCTGTGACAGCATGATGAGCACCACCTCCACCCACTCTGGATCT AGTGACAGCAGCTATGACTTCCTGtctgctgaagagaaggagtgtCTTCTCTTCCTAGAGGAGACCATTGGCTCACTGGACACTGAGGCTGACAGTGGACTGTCCACTGATGAGTCAGAGCCGGCCACAACCCCCCGAGGTCCACAAGCACCGCCCATAACCCAGCCTGCTCCCCAGG GACATCCAAAGGAGACCATCATTCAGCAAGGACCAGAGCCAAGGAGAGTGACTCCATCCAGCTCATCCTATCCCACAGAGCCCCAAGGCCTGAGCCTCAGGTCTGGCTCCCACAGCCTCCCCAGAAATATCCAGATTGGCAGAAACCAGAACCTCAGGAAAAGCACCACCCAGACTAACAGCCACGTTCCTGGAGAATCTGAAGGGCTTGTACCAGAGCCTGAGAAAAAAAGGGTCAGCCGGAGCAGTGAGCCCAGCCAGGCACCAGCCGGCCCCCAGGAAGCTGCGCCTGACTTGGACGTGGTGCTCATCCCTCCACCAGAGGCTTTCCGGGACACCCAGCCGGAGCGCCCTGGGGAAGGCAGCCGGCCTGTGGGGCCAAGGGAGCAAGGTCGCACACCCCAGCTGCACGCGTCGCTCAGTCCCCAGAAGAGACAAACCTTTTCAGAAGCCATGTCCCGAAAAGCCAGTGAGAAAGCCTCGGAGGAGGTCCCAGGACAGCCACGGCCTCCTGCCTTGTCTCCTCAGATCCCTAGAGCTGAAGGTGCTCCCCGCCCATCGGGGGAGGATCCAAATTCCCAACCAGCTCCCCTCACAGCTCCTAAGCCCCGGAAGCTGCCACCCAATATTGTTCTGAAGAGCAGCCGAAGCAGTTTCCACAGTGATCCCCAGAATTGGCTGTCCCGCCACTCGGAGACCACCCCCGGAGACTCTGGCCCAGTCTCTTCCTCACTACAGGAGCAGCGGAAAGCCCGCAgagaagccctggagaagctggggCTACCCCAGGACCAAGATGAGCCAAGTCTCCACTTAAGCAAGCCCAGCAGCTCTATCAGACTCAAGGAGACTCCTGCTCAGGCCCCATCCTCGGCTCTAGCACCCGCCCTGGCTCAGCCTGCAGTTCCACCTCAGGTCTCAGCAGCTGTCcctgctccagctccagctccagctctggGACCTTCTCCAGGGAAGGCTCTGTTTCCAGCTCTAGTTCAGGGATCCTCTCCAGGGAAGGTTTCGATTCCCGCCCAGGAACCCCTTCCAGGGAAGGCTGCAGCTACCAAATCCATGCCAATTCCTATCCCTAAGGCCCCGAAGGTAAATAGTCCCCAGACTCAACCAAAGCCAGACTCAGGGCTGGCTCTCCAGAAGAGCGACATCTCTGGCCTGAGACAGATGAGCTTCAAGTCCAACACTCTGGAACGCTCAGGCGTGGGGCTGAGCAGCTACCTCTCAGCTGAGAAAGACCCCAGCCCCAAAACCAGCACCTCTCTGGGAAAGGACTCCTTCTTGGACAAGATCTCTCCCAGTGTTCTGCGTAATTCCAGGCCCCGCCCTGCCTCCTTGGGCACAGGGAAGGATTTTGCAGGTATCCAGGTGGGCAAGCTGGCTGACCTGGAGCAGGAGCAGAGCTCCAAGCGCCTCTCTTACCCAGGACAGAGTCGTGACAAGCTGCCTCGGCCCGCCTGCGTCAGCGTCAAGATATCCCCAAAAGGCGCCCCTGATGAGCACAGAAGGGAGGCTCTGAAGAAGCTGGGACTGCTGAAGGAGTAG